The following nucleotide sequence is from Candidatus Schekmanbacteria bacterium.
ATTATACATTAAATGCTCATTTAACATATATTCCCAAAAGTAAACGAAATAAATTGTGTGATGAGTACGACATAATGATGGATAAATATGGCGAAGCAGGAAAAGTTAGATTTGGTTTAAAGGGCGCATATAATGTAGCGTTAGCAAAGATTACACCAATTCCTCCTTTAACAAAGGAACACTTGAGGTGGTTTTTAAAACAATCAGAAATTCAGCAATTGATAGAAGCTTCAGCAGTAGCGTCTACTCGAGCTTCTGTTAATAAAGTGGTTTTTAGAAATTTAAAAATTTTACTGCCTCCAAAAGGATTATTAGAAAAATTTGAAAATATTGGCAAATTATACATTGATAATTATTTAAAACTTCAAAAAGAAAACCAAAAACTAGCCACTATTCGTGATTTGCTTTTGCCGAAGTTGGTAGGTGGGGAGATAAGGGTATGAAGAAGGAAGTGT
It contains:
- a CDS encoding restriction endonuclease subunit S, whose amino-acid sequence is YTLNAHLTYIPKSKRNKLCDEYDIMMDKYGEAGKVRFGLKGAYNVALAKITPIPPLTKEHLRWFLKQSEIQQLIEASAVASTRASVNKVVFRNLKILLPPKGLLEKFENIGKLYIDNYLKLQKENQKLATIRDLLLPKLVGGEIRV